A genomic window from Elaeis guineensis isolate ETL-2024a chromosome 3, EG11, whole genome shotgun sequence includes:
- the LOC105040853 gene encoding NADPH:adrenodoxin oxidoreductase, mitochondrial isoform X2: MGQLLLHGWKLISRGFSSLTPHPLRVCIVGSGPAGFYTAEKMLKALDGAEVDILDRLPTPFGLVRSGVAPDHPETKIVVNQFSRVAANERCSFFGNVNLGTTVSLSDLCKMYDAVVLAYGAESDRYLGVPGEDLGGIYSAREFVWWYNGHPDCSNVSPDLKNTDTAVVLGQGNVALDVARILLRPINELETTDIAEHALTSLRESTIRKVYLVGRRGPVQAACTAKELREILGIKDLHVCIQKADLLTSAADEEELKKGRIQRRVYELFSKAATSHQQHDIVGQRELHFMFFRKPDRFLPSESGNTVSGVRLEKTCLKENGASGKQVAVGTGQFEDLKCGLVLKSVGYKSVPVDGLPFDEYRGVVPNMKGRVLSLDQAEHAIVEKGLYVTGWLKRGPTGIIATNLYCAEETVASILEDFKNGLLTPSSGSPKPGRQGLLQVLENKNARFVPFSGWEKIDTKERMEGELRNKPRKKITTWEELLLAVDG, encoded by the exons ATGGGACAACTTTTACTTCATGGATGGAAGCTGATCTCAAGGGGTTTTTCTTCTTTGACTCCACACCCACTCCGTGTCTGCATTGTTGGTAGTGGCCCTGCTGGGTTTTACACGGCTGAAAAG ATGTTGAAGGCTCTTGATGGAGCGGAGGTTGATATCCTAGACCGGTTGCCAACACCATTTGGATTAGTTCGTTCAGGGGTGGCACCAGATCATCCAGAAACAAAG ATAGTGGTAAACCAATTCTCTCGGGTTGCTGCAAATGAGAGGTGCTCATTCTTTGGAAATGTAAATCTTGGAACTACTGTTTCTCTCTCAGATCTTTGCAAGATGTATGATGCA GTCGTGCTTGCTTATGGTGCTGAGAGTGACAGATATCTTGGTGTGCCAGGAGAA GACTTGGGAGGGATATACTCAGCTAGAGAGTTCGTATGGTGGTATAATGGGCATCCGGACTGCTCTAACGTGTCACCTGACTTGAAAAACACAGATACAGCTGTAGTCCTTGGTCAG GGTAATGTAGCTCTTGATGTTGCTCGTATTCTTTTGCGACCTATAAACGAACTGGAAACAACAGATATCGCTGAGCATGCTTTAACTTCCCTTCGTGAGAGCACCATAAG GAAGGTGTACTTGGTTGGGAGAAGAGGTCCAGTGCAGGCAGCTTGCACTGCAAAGGAACTTCGTGAAATTCTTG GTATCAAAGATCTACATGTTTGCATCCAGAAAGCTGACCTACTTACATCTGCAGCCGACGAG GAAGAATTAAAGAAAGGTAGAATACAACGAAGAGTTTATGAGTTATTTTCCAAAGCAGCAACTTCCCATCAACAACATGATATTGTTGGCCAGCGAGAACTCCACTTCATGTTCTTCAGAAAACCTGACAGATTTTTGCCTTCAGAGAGTGGTAACACTGTAAGCGGTGTGCGCCTTGAGAAGACATGTTTGAAAG AAAATGGTGCTTCTGGCAAACAGGTGGCAGTAGGAACCGGACAGTTTGAAGATCTCAAATGTGG GCTGGTGTTGAAAAGCGTTGGTTACAAGTCAGTACCAGTTGATGGATTACCTTTTGATGAATATAGAG GTGTAGTTCCTAACATGAAAGGCAGAGTTCTAAGCTTGGATCAGGCAGAGCATGCAATTGTTGAGAAAGGCTTGTATGTTACTGGTTGGTTGAAAAGAGGACCGACTGGGATCATTGCTACAAATCTATACTGTGCTGAAGAAACT GTTGCAAGCATCCTGGAAGATTTCAAGAATGGGTTACTCACGCCCAGTTCAGGCTCACCCAAACCGGGAAGACAGGGGCTCCTCCAAGTTTTAGAAAATAAGAATGCCAGATTTGTGCCATTCAGTGGATGGGAAAAGATAGACACGAAAGAAAGGATGGAGGGTGAGCTGAGAAACAAACCGAGAAAGAAGATCACGACATGGGAAGAGCTGCTGCTGGCTGTTGATGGATGA
- the LOC105040853 gene encoding NADPH:adrenodoxin oxidoreductase, mitochondrial isoform X1, with translation MGQLLLHGWKLISRGFSSLTPHPLRVCIVGSGPAGFYTAEKMLKALDGAEVDILDRLPTPFGLVRSGVAPDHPETKLSHLPETWKQIVVNQFSRVAANERCSFFGNVNLGTTVSLSDLCKMYDAVVLAYGAESDRYLGVPGEDLGGIYSAREFVWWYNGHPDCSNVSPDLKNTDTAVVLGQGNVALDVARILLRPINELETTDIAEHALTSLRESTIRKVYLVGRRGPVQAACTAKELREILGIKDLHVCIQKADLLTSAADEEELKKGRIQRRVYELFSKAATSHQQHDIVGQRELHFMFFRKPDRFLPSESGNTVSGVRLEKTCLKENGASGKQVAVGTGQFEDLKCGLVLKSVGYKSVPVDGLPFDEYRGVVPNMKGRVLSLDQAEHAIVEKGLYVTGWLKRGPTGIIATNLYCAEETVASILEDFKNGLLTPSSGSPKPGRQGLLQVLENKNARFVPFSGWEKIDTKERMEGELRNKPRKKITTWEELLLAVDG, from the exons ATGGGACAACTTTTACTTCATGGATGGAAGCTGATCTCAAGGGGTTTTTCTTCTTTGACTCCACACCCACTCCGTGTCTGCATTGTTGGTAGTGGCCCTGCTGGGTTTTACACGGCTGAAAAG ATGTTGAAGGCTCTTGATGGAGCGGAGGTTGATATCCTAGACCGGTTGCCAACACCATTTGGATTAGTTCGTTCAGGGGTGGCACCAGATCATCCAGAAACAAAG TTATCTCACTTACCAGAAACTTGGAAACAGATAGTGGTAAACCAATTCTCTCGGGTTGCTGCAAATGAGAGGTGCTCATTCTTTGGAAATGTAAATCTTGGAACTACTGTTTCTCTCTCAGATCTTTGCAAGATGTATGATGCA GTCGTGCTTGCTTATGGTGCTGAGAGTGACAGATATCTTGGTGTGCCAGGAGAA GACTTGGGAGGGATATACTCAGCTAGAGAGTTCGTATGGTGGTATAATGGGCATCCGGACTGCTCTAACGTGTCACCTGACTTGAAAAACACAGATACAGCTGTAGTCCTTGGTCAG GGTAATGTAGCTCTTGATGTTGCTCGTATTCTTTTGCGACCTATAAACGAACTGGAAACAACAGATATCGCTGAGCATGCTTTAACTTCCCTTCGTGAGAGCACCATAAG GAAGGTGTACTTGGTTGGGAGAAGAGGTCCAGTGCAGGCAGCTTGCACTGCAAAGGAACTTCGTGAAATTCTTG GTATCAAAGATCTACATGTTTGCATCCAGAAAGCTGACCTACTTACATCTGCAGCCGACGAG GAAGAATTAAAGAAAGGTAGAATACAACGAAGAGTTTATGAGTTATTTTCCAAAGCAGCAACTTCCCATCAACAACATGATATTGTTGGCCAGCGAGAACTCCACTTCATGTTCTTCAGAAAACCTGACAGATTTTTGCCTTCAGAGAGTGGTAACACTGTAAGCGGTGTGCGCCTTGAGAAGACATGTTTGAAAG AAAATGGTGCTTCTGGCAAACAGGTGGCAGTAGGAACCGGACAGTTTGAAGATCTCAAATGTGG GCTGGTGTTGAAAAGCGTTGGTTACAAGTCAGTACCAGTTGATGGATTACCTTTTGATGAATATAGAG GTGTAGTTCCTAACATGAAAGGCAGAGTTCTAAGCTTGGATCAGGCAGAGCATGCAATTGTTGAGAAAGGCTTGTATGTTACTGGTTGGTTGAAAAGAGGACCGACTGGGATCATTGCTACAAATCTATACTGTGCTGAAGAAACT GTTGCAAGCATCCTGGAAGATTTCAAGAATGGGTTACTCACGCCCAGTTCAGGCTCACCCAAACCGGGAAGACAGGGGCTCCTCCAAGTTTTAGAAAATAAGAATGCCAGATTTGTGCCATTCAGTGGATGGGAAAAGATAGACACGAAAGAAAGGATGGAGGGTGAGCTGAGAAACAAACCGAGAAAGAAGATCACGACATGGGAAGAGCTGCTGCTGGCTGTTGATGGATGA
- the LOC105040853 gene encoding NADPH:adrenodoxin oxidoreductase, mitochondrial isoform X3, translating into MLKALDGAEVDILDRLPTPFGLVRSGVAPDHPETKLSHLPETWKQIVVNQFSRVAANERCSFFGNVNLGTTVSLSDLCKMYDAVVLAYGAESDRYLGVPGEDLGGIYSAREFVWWYNGHPDCSNVSPDLKNTDTAVVLGQGNVALDVARILLRPINELETTDIAEHALTSLRESTIRKVYLVGRRGPVQAACTAKELREILGIKDLHVCIQKADLLTSAADEEELKKGRIQRRVYELFSKAATSHQQHDIVGQRELHFMFFRKPDRFLPSESGNTVSGVRLEKTCLKENGASGKQVAVGTGQFEDLKCGLVLKSVGYKSVPVDGLPFDEYRGVVPNMKGRVLSLDQAEHAIVEKGLYVTGWLKRGPTGIIATNLYCAEETVASILEDFKNGLLTPSSGSPKPGRQGLLQVLENKNARFVPFSGWEKIDTKERMEGELRNKPRKKITTWEELLLAVDG; encoded by the exons ATGTTGAAGGCTCTTGATGGAGCGGAGGTTGATATCCTAGACCGGTTGCCAACACCATTTGGATTAGTTCGTTCAGGGGTGGCACCAGATCATCCAGAAACAAAG TTATCTCACTTACCAGAAACTTGGAAACAGATAGTGGTAAACCAATTCTCTCGGGTTGCTGCAAATGAGAGGTGCTCATTCTTTGGAAATGTAAATCTTGGAACTACTGTTTCTCTCTCAGATCTTTGCAAGATGTATGATGCA GTCGTGCTTGCTTATGGTGCTGAGAGTGACAGATATCTTGGTGTGCCAGGAGAA GACTTGGGAGGGATATACTCAGCTAGAGAGTTCGTATGGTGGTATAATGGGCATCCGGACTGCTCTAACGTGTCACCTGACTTGAAAAACACAGATACAGCTGTAGTCCTTGGTCAG GGTAATGTAGCTCTTGATGTTGCTCGTATTCTTTTGCGACCTATAAACGAACTGGAAACAACAGATATCGCTGAGCATGCTTTAACTTCCCTTCGTGAGAGCACCATAAG GAAGGTGTACTTGGTTGGGAGAAGAGGTCCAGTGCAGGCAGCTTGCACTGCAAAGGAACTTCGTGAAATTCTTG GTATCAAAGATCTACATGTTTGCATCCAGAAAGCTGACCTACTTACATCTGCAGCCGACGAG GAAGAATTAAAGAAAGGTAGAATACAACGAAGAGTTTATGAGTTATTTTCCAAAGCAGCAACTTCCCATCAACAACATGATATTGTTGGCCAGCGAGAACTCCACTTCATGTTCTTCAGAAAACCTGACAGATTTTTGCCTTCAGAGAGTGGTAACACTGTAAGCGGTGTGCGCCTTGAGAAGACATGTTTGAAAG AAAATGGTGCTTCTGGCAAACAGGTGGCAGTAGGAACCGGACAGTTTGAAGATCTCAAATGTGG GCTGGTGTTGAAAAGCGTTGGTTACAAGTCAGTACCAGTTGATGGATTACCTTTTGATGAATATAGAG GTGTAGTTCCTAACATGAAAGGCAGAGTTCTAAGCTTGGATCAGGCAGAGCATGCAATTGTTGAGAAAGGCTTGTATGTTACTGGTTGGTTGAAAAGAGGACCGACTGGGATCATTGCTACAAATCTATACTGTGCTGAAGAAACT GTTGCAAGCATCCTGGAAGATTTCAAGAATGGGTTACTCACGCCCAGTTCAGGCTCACCCAAACCGGGAAGACAGGGGCTCCTCCAAGTTTTAGAAAATAAGAATGCCAGATTTGTGCCATTCAGTGGATGGGAAAAGATAGACACGAAAGAAAGGATGGAGGGTGAGCTGAGAAACAAACCGAGAAAGAAGATCACGACATGGGAAGAGCTGCTGCTGGCTGTTGATGGATGA
- the LOC105040853 gene encoding NADPH:adrenodoxin oxidoreductase, mitochondrial isoform X4, translating to MYDAVVLAYGAESDRYLGVPGEDLGGIYSAREFVWWYNGHPDCSNVSPDLKNTDTAVVLGQGNVALDVARILLRPINELETTDIAEHALTSLRESTIRKVYLVGRRGPVQAACTAKELREILGIKDLHVCIQKADLLTSAADEEELKKGRIQRRVYELFSKAATSHQQHDIVGQRELHFMFFRKPDRFLPSESGNTVSGVRLEKTCLKENGASGKQVAVGTGQFEDLKCGLVLKSVGYKSVPVDGLPFDEYRGVVPNMKGRVLSLDQAEHAIVEKGLYVTGWLKRGPTGIIATNLYCAEETVASILEDFKNGLLTPSSGSPKPGRQGLLQVLENKNARFVPFSGWEKIDTKERMEGELRNKPRKKITTWEELLLAVDG from the exons ATGTATGATGCA GTCGTGCTTGCTTATGGTGCTGAGAGTGACAGATATCTTGGTGTGCCAGGAGAA GACTTGGGAGGGATATACTCAGCTAGAGAGTTCGTATGGTGGTATAATGGGCATCCGGACTGCTCTAACGTGTCACCTGACTTGAAAAACACAGATACAGCTGTAGTCCTTGGTCAG GGTAATGTAGCTCTTGATGTTGCTCGTATTCTTTTGCGACCTATAAACGAACTGGAAACAACAGATATCGCTGAGCATGCTTTAACTTCCCTTCGTGAGAGCACCATAAG GAAGGTGTACTTGGTTGGGAGAAGAGGTCCAGTGCAGGCAGCTTGCACTGCAAAGGAACTTCGTGAAATTCTTG GTATCAAAGATCTACATGTTTGCATCCAGAAAGCTGACCTACTTACATCTGCAGCCGACGAG GAAGAATTAAAGAAAGGTAGAATACAACGAAGAGTTTATGAGTTATTTTCCAAAGCAGCAACTTCCCATCAACAACATGATATTGTTGGCCAGCGAGAACTCCACTTCATGTTCTTCAGAAAACCTGACAGATTTTTGCCTTCAGAGAGTGGTAACACTGTAAGCGGTGTGCGCCTTGAGAAGACATGTTTGAAAG AAAATGGTGCTTCTGGCAAACAGGTGGCAGTAGGAACCGGACAGTTTGAAGATCTCAAATGTGG GCTGGTGTTGAAAAGCGTTGGTTACAAGTCAGTACCAGTTGATGGATTACCTTTTGATGAATATAGAG GTGTAGTTCCTAACATGAAAGGCAGAGTTCTAAGCTTGGATCAGGCAGAGCATGCAATTGTTGAGAAAGGCTTGTATGTTACTGGTTGGTTGAAAAGAGGACCGACTGGGATCATTGCTACAAATCTATACTGTGCTGAAGAAACT GTTGCAAGCATCCTGGAAGATTTCAAGAATGGGTTACTCACGCCCAGTTCAGGCTCACCCAAACCGGGAAGACAGGGGCTCCTCCAAGTTTTAGAAAATAAGAATGCCAGATTTGTGCCATTCAGTGGATGGGAAAAGATAGACACGAAAGAAAGGATGGAGGGTGAGCTGAGAAACAAACCGAGAAAGAAGATCACGACATGGGAAGAGCTGCTGCTGGCTGTTGATGGATGA